DNA sequence from the Armigeres subalbatus isolate Guangzhou_Male chromosome 1, GZ_Asu_2, whole genome shotgun sequence genome:
AgcatatgcttctgaactaaaatctagagtctaaaTGTTTGGGTTCGGAAGGCTCCGTTTGAAAGGcatgaaagctttttttttcgaatagctcGGTTGCcacgttgcaagaggattggaagcatcgttctcctttcaagaggcccggaagccttcttttccagaaacctggaagccttctttcaagaggcccgaaagcttccttttaagacgcccggaagcctcttttcaagggcCCGGAaccctccattcaagaggctcagaagactcctttcaagaggctcagaagactcctttcaagagtcccagaagcctcctttcaagaggcccggaagcctcatttcagcaggctcggaagcctcctttcaagaggcccggaagcctccttccaagaagcccggaagcctcctttcaagaagcccggaagccttttttcaagaggcccggaagcctcctttaagaggcccggaagcctcctttcaagaggcccggaagcctcctttcaagaggcccgaaacctcctttcaagagccccggaagtctcctctcaagaggcccaagcctcctttcaagagggccggaagcctcctttcaagagggccggaagcctcctttcaagaggcccggaagcctcctttcaagaggcccggaagcctcctttcaagaggcccggaagcctcctttcaagaggccggggaagcctcctttcaagaggcccggaagcctcctttcaagaggcccggaagcctcctttcaagaggcccggaagcctcctttcaagaggcccggaagcctcctttcaagaggcccggaagcctcctttcaagaggcccggaagactcctttcgagaggcctggaagcctcctttcaagaggcccggaagcctcctttcaagaagcccggaagactcctttcaagaggcctggaaacctccttttaagaggcccggaagccttcttttccagaaacctggaagcctcctttcaagaggcccgaaagcttccttttaagacgcccggaagcctcttttcaagaggcttggaagtctcctttaaggggctcggaagcctcctttcaagagcctcctttcacgagacacggaagccttctttcaagaggctggaagactcccttcaagaagctcggaattcttctctcaagagacttggaagcgtactttcaagtGTTTCAGAAGCGTCAACATTCTAAGAAGCTTCCTTTAaagtggctcaaaagccttaatggctcggaagccttcattcaacAGGCGCGGAAGCcaattttcaagaggttcggaagccccctttcaagaggctcggaaagctcccttgaaagggctcggaattattctttcaagatcCCACTTTAAAGAAGCTCagaggcgtcctttcaagatattCAGAAGCCTGCGTTTAGGTAGCTGAAAAGCCGCCTTTAAaggggctcggaaacctcccttcaagatgttcaaaaaaaaacttccgttcaagaggctcggaagcctatttccAAGATATTcagaagcttgatgtataaacttaatttgaattggaaagtttcacggagtaatgaaaatttcagcccatATTATGAAGAGCcatgggtcattaccaagatttgggaggaggaagttttgccgcaggagtggatggaaggtgttgtgtgtcccatctacaaaaagggcgataagctggattgtagcaactaccgcgcaatcacattgctgaacgccgcctacaaggtactctcctaaattgtatgccgtcgactagcaccaactgcaagggagttcgagggcagtaccaggcgggttttatgggcgaacgctccgccacggaccaggtgttcgccttTCGTTAAGTACTGCAGAAacgccgcgaatacaacgtgcccacacatcatctattcatcgacttcaaagccgcatatgatacaatcgatcgggaccagctctggcagctaatgcaagaaaacggatttccggataaactgacacggttgatcaaagcgacgatggatcgggtgatgtgcgtagttcgagtttcaggggcattctcgagtcccttcgaaacccgcagagggttacggcaaggtgatggtctttcgtgtctgctattcaacatcactttggaaggggtaatatgaagagcagggattaacacgagtggtacaattttcaataagtccgtccagctatttgacttcgccgacgacatagatgttatggcacgtaactttgagaagatggaggaagcctacatcagactgaagagggaagctaagcggatcggactagtcatcaacacgtcgaagacgaagtacatgataggaagaggtccaagagaagacaatgtgaagcacccaccgcgagtttgcatcggtggtgacgaaatcgaggtgatagaagaatttgtgtgcttgggctcactgatgactgccgaaaatgacaccagcagagaaattcggagacgcatagtggctggaaatcgtacgtattttggactccgcaagacgctccgatcgaatagagttcgccgccgtaccaaactgacaatctacaaaacgctcattagaccggtagtcctgtaaggacacgagacctggacgatgctcgtggaggaccaacgcgcacttggagttttcgaaaggaaagtgctgcgtaccatctatggtggggttcagatggcggacggtacgtggaggaggcgaatgaaccacgagttgcatcagctgttgggagaaccatcgcatgactgcgatgggccgggcacgtagccagaatgtcgaacaataacccggtgaaaatggttctcgacaacgatccgacgggcacaagaaggcgaggtgcgcagcgggcaaggtggatcgatcaggtggaagatgacttgcggaccctccgtagactgcgtggctggcgacgtgtagccatggaccgagccgaatggagaagactcttatataccgcacaggccacttcggccttagtctgaataaataataaaataataaataaaataataagggCAATCTGCTTGTATTTTAGCTTATTCCGAGACCGTCATGAAAAGTGGCCAGGAAGTATGGgttaataactcagccgtcttcCAACTGATTTTGGAGATTCTGGGATCAATCGATCAAcgatttttcaaagattttacccaactttaaaaacaaaaactatggATTAAAGGcgctaaaatattgaaaatttgaatttcgccAAGCACTGTtaaaaatcggtaaaccaaccaatcccgtacgTGCGTCGCCAGCACAGACATCATAATCCACAAACAGCTATCACAAGATGACGCCGATTGATCGTCGCCCATGTTCAGACCATCGTTTGGTTGGTGTTAGTGATTATTATTGACTTATCGAGAAATAAGGGTTAACTGCAAAAATGGTGTCGCTTGCGGTTCTGACAATTTATTCTAAATTCTGGGGTCTTAGCGAAAGGTCATCGAGTGACCGTtggacagcagcagcagtcaagTGTAAGTTTTACGCAAGGTTcggaagccagagtaaacgcgacgctGTGACAGTGCAATTTGATTGAGTGctttgataatgattgttattcttttacgtgagtcgcatCGCATCGCATCACACGTCGCGTTTACCCTGGCGGGCTTTCAACATCAGTTCGTTTCAGCATCAGCATTTTATGAAACGGAGGGtttgattgcaaaaaaatacgTCGGTTGCAGTTCTGCAACATCATTGGCGATACTGAACGAAAGAAAGTTgccatcggtagcagaatcacaagcgctcgTCGGAGGGAGACGCCTCGGGAGACgcggcaaaaatgtattcgcatggatggcgtcACTCTGACGGATACCATTCTGACTTTGGTTTAGCCTGTTTTACTGATAGAAAATGCTGATTATTGGAAATAAATAGAACCTTGTTCGGACCACCATTATACATAAGAGGAAGTCAAAAGACTCAAATTAGATTACAAAAGACACCTCACAGGGGACAGATGGATTAATCATTACCTCACGGCATACTAAAAACAAgtcaggctcagcacgtatgtaaacatgcagtttgaatgtaaacatttgtcgtcactactatctttgcacaagctgaaccgagacgatgttctacggtctcagcatgctttcTTTTGGACTCTAACacgtggcgataaaatatgcgtcagtTGCTTTGATCTCCATAATTCCTCCTCAAGCTCGGCGGGCTTGAGACCAATCCCTAAACGCATCATCACCATCTTCACACGTGCCAATCCAATGGTTTCGTCAGACCATCAGCTATCATTCGTTCATCGGGGCAGTTGCGAACGTCCATCACACCGTCGTTCATCAACTCCTTCACATAGTTGTAGCGAGTATCGATGTGTTTCGTCCTTTTGCTTTCTCCGAACGATTTCAGCATTGCTATGCAGCTCGCACTATCTTCGTTGATTATCACCGGACCACGAACTAGTTTCCTAAGCGCTGCGTATTCTACCTCGGTAGAAGACAGGGTGACACATGGTTGCTTCCGAGCTGCCCAGCTGACTGATCCTCCGAGAATGAAAACGAAACCGGTGTTTGATTTACGGTCTGCTTTATCGCCGGCTTTTTCTACATAAAACCAGGCTCAAATCTGATGTTGCAGGTAAGTAACATAGGGTCTGTTTTGCCTCTGTCCAGTCTGCTTTCGTCAGCTTACTAACCTTGCGACCTGGGATTGAGCTGCTAATGGCGATGTCCAGTCGGGTATCTACCGCAATGTGCAGTAGAGTACCCATCAGGCTCTGAAGCTCATCGTTTCTAGACAAGGACTCCTCCTCCTTTTGTTGTGCATTCGAATATCCTGGATCCATAGATATCAGAGAACGTTTCGCATTCATTTGCCCAAAACCGTTTCACAACTTGCTCGTTGTATGCTCCATGATGTAGAAAGAATTTTCCACCGGATCGTGTTATTTGGATTCCCAAATAGTGTTTCATGTTTCCAAGGCATGTAATGGTGAAGTTTTCTTCAAGGTTTTTCCGAACTTTTTCGTACTCCGCTTCTGTGTTGGTAACAATCAACATGTCGTTCAAATACAGCAATATGAACGTTTTCTTTGTTCCGGGGTCTGCATCACGTTTCTCGTTTCCGGGGTCTGCATCAGATGGCACGTAACCCAGCGTCTTTAGGACCTCGTTGACTTTTTGATTCCACATCCTCCCAGCCTGCTTGAGACCGTAAAGGCTTTTTCGTAGAAGATAGACCTTATTGTCCCTTACCCCGCTGTGGAATACTAATGGCTGCTTCATGAAAATGGTTTCCCCCAGCTTTCCGCACAGGTACGCCGTCATTACGTCGACGTGCTTCACCTGCATTTCTCATCGGGCAGCGACACTCAGTAAGATACGAAAGGTGGTTTGCTTAGCAACTGGCGCAAACACCTCGTCGTAATCGGTACCGTACCGTTGGCTATATCCTTGTACCACAAGTCTAGCTTTATAGTGGATGACGTTACCATGCTGGTCCATCTTCTTAAAAATCCACTTGTAATCCATCGGCTTTTTGTTTGACGGCAAACGGATGACATCCCATGTGGCATTGTCGTGGAGTAACTGCATCTCTTCCTCCAAGCTTGCTTCCACTTTTCTCGTTCGAGGCAGCACATAACTTCTTCAAATGTGCGTGGTTCGCTTTCATGGTGTGTTGCTATCCGTACAGTGTCACGGTATCGTtctggagcaatttcttttgtGATACGCTCTGAGCGTCGAACTAAAGACACATCAGCATTGTTGGCGGTATCCTGCTTCTCCTGGCTATCGGATGAGCTGAGTTCTTCCTGCACTTCTTCTATGAATGTTTCTTCATTTGCATCGTCGTATCATGTGTTGGATTCGTAGGTAAAGATCGGATTCATGCGAGTCATCTTCGCTCAGTTCCGTGTCTTCACTTACGTTCTCATTTGCCTAACGGGTACTTCAGCTTTTTTTGCTCCAAGAGTTTGAAATGATATTCAAAGATATTTTCCTGTTGAGGTTCGGCAGTCGAAACCTTGTTCAATGACAGGAACCTGCTATCACGGCTGACGGTAAACTTGTCGTTGATTGAATCCATAAACCGGTAAGCTTTGTGTTGAGAGGAATAATCGACGAACAGCAACCTTTGAGATTTTGCTTCTGATGtacttttttgtcaacaatcGTTTGTTGTTTTCCTTAATCCCGTGGAAGTTATTCGTTCGGTGTAGATGGGTTCAAAATATTAACGCTCATTTTTGTGTATATTTATCTTCTGTTTAACACTCGTTTTGGTGCCAGTTGCGCATCAGCGAACCATCGCACCATGTGCCTCCGTGGCGCAATCGGCTAGCGCGTTCGGCTGTTAACCGAAAGGTTGGTGGTTCGAGCCCACCCGGGGGCGGGATGCTTTTTGCCCTTGACctctttttttatataaaattgTTAGTTACAGATGTTTACCTaaataagcatatgattgttatcattttttctTACTTTAGAATCAGGTAATTTTTAGGATAACCACTCAAACTTCATTATACTTATTTCATTGAGCAACGATTCTAACAGCCATAATTATCGTCCATCCTCGCGTCCATcactgaaaaacaaaaataaacttaagCTTTATGTGTATTAGTGTGAACCTCGGTTGTAAACAACCCTAAAAATAGATTTTCTCTCTGTTTTTATTCACATTCTCACATCTAGAGATGGGAGAACTGCATCGTGTTTTGTTTACTTCCTACTTCATTCTTCTCACCCGTTCAACTGAAACGaaacaaaactgtcaaaacacaAAGCGCCAAAATAAACAACCTGGTGCTCCTTATCGTCATCTAGTGATTTATATTCCTTCCAGACCCATTTAAATTATGGAAAATGAGTATACACTGGAAGAACTTACTTCACTGGTACAGGAAAAGATCGACCTCGGAGGGAAACTACTGCAGGatcttgcaaaacgggacacgATCGATGGAGTGCgaaaaatttccaagaaaatcaGCCAGGAGCTGAAGTTTCTCAACAAGGTAATCAATCCGAATGACTTCCTTTCAGCAACCTTGAACAATATTTCCCGTTTATCTCCCCAAACTAACAGGTAAAAAGCGCCAAAACAGTTTCCATCAATCACATTCTGTGCAGCAACTTGACGCACTTTGCCTGCCTGGTGCAATGTTTGCTCAGCTGCCAGGATGTGACTCATGTCGACTATCCGCTCCCGCTGGAGTACCGTGGCTCTAAGCTGCGGGTGGACATCGTTGCCGATGGAGGAGCAACTTGGATCAAGGTCATCGCACGCAATCCGAAATCGTTAAGCGATGCCGTTCACGGCCGAACCAGCTACGGTTCTAAAAGTATCTTGGAACAAGCGGAAGAGTACGTGGAAGCAGCGGAAGCTTATCCCCATATGTTTAAAGCCCCCCGCATTGTATTTCGATTTCTTAGCAAAATTGACGACGAACTGGTTTTCGAATTGGAGCAAGTTGGCGTAACGGTTTTGGTACTGCAAACCTCTCAACCGGTTCCTCGAACGGAAATCGCTACCGTGACGAAGCTGAACCTAGACATCACTACCCTGATAGCATACGTGAGCGC
Encoded proteins:
- the LOC134203437 gene encoding UPF0415 protein C7orf25 homolog codes for the protein MENEYTLEELTSLVQEKIDLGGKLLQDLAKRDTIDGVRKISKKISQELKFLNKVKSAKTVSINHILCSNLTHFACLVQCLLSCQDVTHVDYPLPLEYRGSKLRVDIVADGGATWIKVIARNPKSLSDAVHGRTSYGSKSILEQAEEYVEAAEAYPHMFKAPRIVFRFLSKIDDELVFELEQVGVTVLVLQTSQPVPRTEIATVTKLNLDITTLIAYVSAMTNGSANWEYNEPLLTEQARWEREKPIKPVLDQLFQGMELICCETAVSSFNEILSILGGPSEKARAEELFRRVTIMPDVPLPDEMASIRVGGKIKPRSLQIFAFGLRHEAITVTSNEGFVRAAKMQGLEVPVYVHDARALTEEKEEGARLLEV